From Solanum lycopersicum chromosome 4, SLM_r2.1:
ATCTTGCATCTCCAGGAGCGCTTATAAGAACTTTCTCCTGTGTATACTAAAAGTTTCTATTCAAGATATCGTCTGCCTTTCctccaaaaataaatagttaGAAGAATCACAACTAGCAATATTCCCTCGTGTAAATGCCCAGAAATTCATATACTTGATTATGATTCTCCAATTTTCAACGTATGTTGAACCCATTAAGAAGAGAGATGATGGACAGGGATTTTCCCTATAACCAACAGTGTCAAGAACATTTTAAAAGACATGCAAATAAATAGAAATTGTAGCATAATAAGTCATTTAGAAATTTGAACCTGGATTAATTTCTAGGTCTTCAAGCCTGCAGTTATTATTTGGGGGCATAGGATCACCCAGAGTGTGGGATTTGGATTTAAACTGTGTATAAGATGTTGTGAGTTTTTGGTGGATCTCTTTCATTTTCCCATTTTGTTCATCCTGCCGGTCCATTTCAATAAGAATCTGTGGAAATGAATACATGGCATAAGAGGCATAtaatggaaaatattctttaaCTGAATGTAGCAATAAAATATACCTGAGCAGGGATTTGCATGAATAATGGTTGAAACCTTTGCCTGCAATACTCATTGAAAAGGAGTGTCATGATTATAAGCGGAATTACAAAGCTTGACGCCACTGTAGACTTTTTTAGTCCAAAGACAGCCATGGCTATAACTTGCATCAGCACCATTGAGAAAATTGTTGCGTTGTGCACAATAGGCCAATAAGTTCCCCCAGTTTGATATTTTGTTACATACACGTTGAGGATCTGAAAGTTTTAATGAATTGGGTGTTACGAACACAATCTACAAGTGTGGATGTAGACATCGATATTCAGGTTAAACATAGCAGtacaaaaaagataaaataaaaatgtttcttCAGATGACTTCCTGTTCTTTTCTGACCCGTTCAAGATAACATTCACTTTCTTTGGTAGAAAAGTACTATTacacaattttttcataaatctaTTATTCCTATCAGTTAGATGAACAGATCCTTGGTTATGACTTGTGACTATCACATTAAGTAGGATTTGTTTTCACCTCAAAAACCACAAATGTGAACTTCCTTACAGTACACGGATCATCTTGTTTCTTTTCTAAACAAAAGCCTTTACTTTTCATGCACATTGTCATTATGGAATACCAAGAACATTGGGATTCTCACAACACTAGATCTAATAATCTAAGATAATCAACAAAGCTTCTTGCTTCTATGTAATCTGCTCATGACATTTTTTCGCCTGTTTATTTTAAGTAGATATAAGATAAGGTTGCATAACAATCTTCGAAATACTAAAAGGCCAAAAGCACAACTACCGGGTCACTAAATGCTCGGAGGTGATACTACTTTAGAACCAAATTCGACTGTGTGGATATTATTTGGTAATCATATTTATAAGGTcttgtgattttattttattttgagttttggTCCTAGTGCACATAACTGTGGTACAACCATAAAAACTTCAGacaaatttattcaaattcagCTACAAAAGCACAACTCAAACACAGCTAACATCTCCAGAGGTATcatttttcatctatttcatacAAATGAGAAATGCAAGCAATTTAGAAGCGAGAAGCAAGAAGCTcattgaatttcaaaatataaaggcAAGAACAGGTATCTTCAATAATCTACCCTTAGAAAATCCAGACACATCTtgattttccatttttcttaTTGTTGTCTCAAGAAATTACTGATGTTTTTCGAGATCCTTAACCAATACATTTCATAtgttaaataaaacaaaattggaacataaaataagattaagagTATAGATGGGATAATTCAGAAGGGGATGTTTACCTGATTACGGTATACAAGGTAAGCAAGGGAAAAATAAACCAGCAAGAATGGCAGTATCAAAGGAGACAATGTGGAATACACAAAGCCAAAAAGCCCAAATAGAAGGATCCTCGGAACTTCTGTGTGGTATGGAAAAGTCAATGTGCCATATGTAGTTACATCCTTGTTTCTGAGAATAAACATATAGAATAAGTTGCAGAGTAAACCAAACGGTTGCATGAGTTCGCATGATAGACTTGCCCAGCCTGATGTcaaaacataagtcataaaaaAGGTAGCCTGCagaaaaaaagtttaattaatcATCACACACTAGGTGAATTCTTCAAGTTGCAAGGTGAAGGTGAAGGGATCAAAACAGGGAAGCTCCTTCTGTAGAAAAAGTACTCAATAAGGAATTTAAACAGAAGGTATAAAGAGAATTTCCAGGGTCTCCTGCTTCCTAATTGGACAGCTAAGAGACAGTGATGACACATTACTAGCTGCAGTGTTTGTTTAACTTTCTCCCAGATTCTCGTCACAAGTTGGACTAGTGGAAGTTTCTGCCCTTTATTGTGTTTAATGATGTAGGGAAGGGGACATGTACTTTCCACGAAGTACTGGTACTTTTCCGGCTTTTTCTTTCTCACCCTATTAATCTTGAATAAAATGTGGTCCAACTGAAAAATGAGTTTCTCCAACCACATATGAATAATAACTACACTTCAGAAGACTAGCCCTCTAGCATCCATCAACCCAATAAAAAGGCTAAAAATAAACCTAGTATTAGCCTTGTTTTTTTCTCCAAGGAAGCATTAGTTCATGATGAATTcctaaaatcaaatatttgtcGGTTTAATATTTGAGGATTGAGAATAAAAGTTGGCGCAGAGAGAAAGCTGgtaaacacacatatatatgcaCATAGAGGAGGAAGGTTACTGTTGATGGTACTGCTGTCGCAAGTAGGTAATTTACATCCTTAAAAATCTTACTGAACCTCTCAATCACAGACCCCGAGAGGATGTTACCAAAGAAAACATTCCAGATGAAGAAGCACAAAACTTTTATGCTTGCACTCCTCTTCCGACCACTACGAGAGGTAGAGCCTTCCAATGTAGAAAATAGCAACATTATTGGAGGAACCAtgtacataaatattattaacaCGACACTTGGTAGATATCCCGTAGCCAGCTGACTCATTGCTTTCCTGCAAGAAAGAAAGGGATCAAAAGATAACCATATTTCCCATGGATATAGCTCAGACTTCATAAATTAGTAGCATTATCTATATCTAGGCTGACAACTTAAGGTTGTTAATACAGAGAATGAAAGAGAAGCATTCAAGTTAGTAGCAGAATGAAAACAGTGCATAAAGGAAGATGGTAATCATTGCGGAAAAAAAGAGTCAAACTTGAATCAAGAAACATAACTTTATTTCCTCATGCTGTGTGTGAGAGAGACAGAATGATCAACAACTGTACTCCTTTCAAAATTAGATTTCCAAtgtaaattaaaaacttaaaaaattagagTTACAATTTTACAAAAAGAGGAAGTGACGAGATTACCTCTTTAAAACTCCTCTAAGAAATGGAAATGTCTTTTGAAGCTTGTCGAGGTGAACAAGACCCTGTGTTAATGAAACAGGCACAATGAAAAATGCCACCAAAGCCATCGAGGCCACAAGAATAGCTACTTTGCGGATCCAAAGGAGTCTATATGGGACACAAATGTTTGACCAATACATATCACCAGGTTCTGGAGAAAGATTTGTGACCCATGACATAGGATTTCGAGATTGAAGGCTCTGAGAAGCAACCAAAGCAGCATAGCGAGTCCTGAAAAATACTAAAGCAGCTGCAGACTCCTGCAAGAAAAAATTATGTACTCATTTCACTTCTTATTTTGTCTAGCCTCATGAAAAACGAAgctaattcaaaattttcaagacAAAAGAGTCGAGCACACCAAAAGCAATACGAAGTATGTGACACTGTAATCTATTTAGTTAGATCAGGAACAAGTGCAACCTAGTGCTGTTCCTTCTGTTGAAGATAAAACAAACTTAGAGCTGTGCATTGAAGTAACCTTTACCAAGCATGAGAACTAAGAAGTTAATAGTTCGGCACATGTCAAGCCTAAATAAACCCAAACATAGTTTCAAGAAGGTaatgttccacctatggtgtattGACTTGGGAACTCTCTTTGTAGATGCTATGGCTTAAATCCAACCCTCAGTGGAAGTCATGGCAATCACATGAAATCTGCCTAGCTGCAAGAACAgatgaaaataataagaataactcTAATACCTTTTTACTCAAATCTGAACCGCCAAAATCACTTCTTCCTTGGTCATCGTCCGCATCCATGGGAAGCATGCTGAACGGTGTTGATGTTCCACAAAGACCACATCTCATGGAATTTGATCCAATGTGTAGTTCCCTAGGTGCCAGTTTTAGCATCTTGCACACCTTCCCTGCATCAGTCTGCAGTCATGCAACATGTGGCATATTAACAAccagaagaaagaaaaagaagcacAAGGGAGAATTATGTCAAACAACTAGTTCAAGCAGAAGATAACTGCTTTTGTTTAGCTGACATACATATGCTTTATGAGGAAAAGCTAGCAGAAAATAGATGGACTCCGGGGCGGGCTATTACTCGAATTGTAGTTTTTTAACGACGGTCATGGAAACTCACAGGAGTTGgcattacaataaaaaaaaaaaacttgatccTGACAATAATGGTAGAGAGTGTATTATCaagaacaaaatttatttagataATATTCCTGAAGCTTCAGGCACCTTATGTCTACCATGAAGAAAACTCTCTCATATTTCGGAGGAGAATCATCAGATTCTAATGTGGAAAACACATCGCCAGCATCAAAACCAATCAACTCCATTTTGCAGTTAAATTTTACCATATCATGCAGTTTCAATACCATTTACCTTTTTGAGCTTTCATATTTCATGGATGCTACAAGAAAAAACGACTTAAAAGTCTTAGACCTAATTTTTTGCCAAACATCTATAGCAAAATAATACATAGCGCCAGGTACAAACAACTCGAAATCACTTTCTCACCATTATGGCCTCACAAAATACGAAGAAACTTATAAAACATCCCATTACACAAAGTAAAAAATTTCAGctcatattaatatttaattggaGCCAGAAGAGGATAATAGATTTGTTATAGTAGAGAAACTTCAAAGACACATCAAGCTTTGAGATCAAGAGAAATATTTCCATAATGAGACTACCAAAAAGGAGTGAATACCCACCACCAGTTTCTGAACAGAGCCAGATCGATATACGATTTGATGAGATAAAAAACTTGATGCATAGTAATTTGTGAAGAATCTTGCCACTGTTCCACTGTATGATTCTTCTCGCGACCATGGGATGGCACGAACAAGAACTGTGAAATAACTTGGGTTGGACATAGATGAAGTAAAGTAAGCCAGCCTCATCCTTGAAATGCTTTTGTACTCCTAAAAGCAAGTGAAGAccttttatgaaaaaagaacAGACATAACATACATACTACCACATACTAAGGATCGAGTATGAAATACATACATTTTCAAGGAAAAAGCAGCAAATGGAAATTAGTTGTGATTCTTACAAGGTATAGAAGAAAACAAGCACAGCAGGATACGAGATACAATGCAAGGCAGTGAGCCCAAAGCCTGAAGAAGATAAAAGGAATATGTTGGTGAAACTGAATCAGATTAAAATGGAGCAACAGATCAGAAAACTACCTTTTTCTTAGGAAACTACCTTCTACTGTTCTAAGTATGCTTCCTTGGTCAACTTACAACATACAGTCTCTTTAGTAATAATACTTTCTCTATTCTCAGTAAAATTAACTTCAGGATTACTTTTTCTTGAGAAGGTAACTCAGGACTTAAAAGGGTCTCAAAAATCAAACAAGACAGAGAAAGGCATTGGAAGATTTACAGACACTTCCAAGAAACGACAAATAGAAGCTTTTAGTCCCTCCTTCTATTTTCAAAACTGTGAGTAAAAAATCCTCTTGCGATATGTATCCAAGTATGTCCATTGAGAAGAGAATAGATTAATCAACTTCATGTAAATCATTATCAGCTATTTTTAGCGCATTTCTTACCATCTTGACCCTTCCTCAACATTCGCAATGGTGAATACCTCCAATGTCTCTGCTGGAATCTGGTGACGCTGCATCTCTTTTCCAAAATAATTAAGTGGGAGCACAAGAAAATTGCATACAATGGCTGCAATGGAGAATATTCGGAAACTGTCCACAATGAGCAGCAGGAGAGTAAGTTTACTGCAATAGAGTAAAGGTTCATAGACATAGCAAAGTGCAATAGTAAGATTGTTGATATAAAGTCTGAAGGTTAAGAGAATTATCAAGAAAATGAGATTGAACAACAAAGTAATAAGCAGAGGTATAAATGTTTAACCATACTTCCTATGTAACATTTAAAATGACTTCCACAGGTGTAACACTATTATAGTTAGTATTTGATATATTCGCAAAAAGTATAACTAAGCTCTTTGGTCACAACTTTCTCACAATAGCACACTATGCATGACTCACTTTACACAAGCTACACAGATCGACTATCACCAGGAAAAACACCAAAATcacttacacacacacacatatcaCCATTGCAGTTGGTTAAACCATCATAAATTATCAGAGGACagattcccttttttttttgtctatgcTCCCCAAAACCCAATATTGGCCAAACATATTGTACTACCTTCTCATCTCACAGCTTCTGTACATCCTTACAGAACCAGACAGCTAAATATTCAACACAGTTTAACCAGTGTAATTCAATCATGCATCCTTTTAAGGGAATAATGACAATGCAATAACAGTAAGGCAATAAGCCATGACTACTATTTTGACAATAGGTAAACAACTTCAAACTAGACAGTACAAAAATATGGATTTATGCAATATATACTAATCGACCATGCAAAAATGTGCGAGCTCCATTACTATAAATTGTATGCTTGCTGAATTTTCCCAGCAAATGATGAAAATACTCCGAAACAAATTTGATagaaataatttatactaactcatttaaattatatcaGATTATCAGGAGTTAATTGACTTTTTCTTAAACACTAGAAAATCTAACGACTAACAAAGTGCTGGGCATTCCAATTTCACCTGAAAACAATCATCCGCACGAATACCACTGCATCCAAGCCACCAGTAGCGCATATCTCTTCATCAGATGTCTCCCATGCCTTCAGGATCCAACTTGGAGAAGGAACAAATCGATCAAACCGAAAGGCATCCTGTTGTCTTGATCTTACCTGAGCAATCTTTGCGCCAAAGTAAACATTTACAAAGCTTGGTTGTTTCCTTAAAACCGAATACAAGGAGAACAGCACTACGCTCACTGCAGTATTGATACCAGCAGAAGTCAACAGAGCAGCTAGCTTCATCTCCGTCCCCAAATATTTCAGAAACCTCAATAATTAAGACATGTCAATGCCTCTGCCTTCTTTATATATTGAAAAGATCTTTCTTGATGCAGAAGCATGAGAAGATCTAAGATGCAGCAGCAAGTTTGGTGCATTAAGGTTAAGAAACTGCAAAGTAAAATCACAGTGAAGGAAACAACTATTTATCTGGTTATAAACAGCTGACAAATCCTACAATTCGACaacaatcaaataaacaaaacaaatataacataGAAAAACTTCAGCCTTACAAGTATGCTCATTTCAAATATCTCTGATCCACACCACGCAACTTAGCATACTAAAGTGTATAATCAAGTCAATATAATCCAGTAACAATTTGCTATTCCGAGCATACATAACATGCAAAACCAaaatcaagtaaaaacaaaatgaacaaTTTATAGTTAATGTAACGCTCACATCCATGTTCTTCACACTATTCAGTATCTGAAATTgcaaaaaatttcatctttttcCTTGGAGAACAATTCAGAGGCAATAAACTATCACGAAACAGCAAAAATACCATACACATTGCGTCCGTtacttctcaaaaatcaataattaataaaagtaaatcaAAGACAATTTCCAAAACGAAATCCGAcgaacaataataaaaaaacaggaaaaattaccaaagaaaaaatagtaaaacGAGAAGAATCACCTGAAATTGAAACCGCTTCCTATTTCAGAATGACAGAAATAACGAATCCGAAcgcaaattttttttaaaaatgaaaaaaccgATGAATGTTTAAAGCATTGCTTCAAACCAGAAGAAACCCTAGAAAAATTGTTCTTCAGTTTTTTTGATTTTGCGTTTGGATTTGGGAGACGAGAGAATAGGCTCTAATTTTTCGGTAACAAGGAAAAACAGCGCGAGAGAGAAGAAAGGCGCGTCGATTGCGAGTGTGCGTGTGTGCGTGGATTATAAAGAAGTGAGATTCTGTGGGCCCGATAAATAATTTACCACGTGGATTTTGAGAAATGACAAAAGTATAAACGGAATGGAACCGCTCTTAACTGTCAATATCCcggtttttttttcttcagtttTCATGCAAATTGAACCGCTGCATAACCTTGTTGTACCTAATGCATAATCTGAGATATATGGATATAGTTAAGTAATACTCTATCGGATATAGTTAAGTAATACTCTATCCATTTATATGAAACGTTActtattttgtttctattttattttccctaatttttttatttattgtttctttAGGATATGAGTACTGagttaaatataaataagtaaagACGGAGCAAAGAAAAAGATTTTACGTACTGGAAAAAAAGATACTTAACTTTTAGGTTGATACAAATAtgattaagtatttttttatccatcaaataaaaaaagttgtttttttatCATAGAAACTTCTACTTAAGTGACCATCTCATGaaaattttatctatatatttgttgaagtctgatcatctcatctaaaagtttaaattGTTACAAAGAGCACATACAATACACTCCCTCAAGTATAGACCTgatttttttcatgaataaacacgtgaaatttttttttgatatgaaCGACTAAAAACTTAAGATTTTATAAAAAGCATATAATATgtgaatttataattaatatggatgaagatgaaaaaaatttcaaagtctTTGCCTACTCTGTTGTCATATTAAAGTATATGAATGCTcatctaaaattttaaacagttaaaaaaatatttttataatttaattatattctttttttaacatTCTATTCGTAACTCACCCCTGCTCCTCCTTTTTTGGACACTTAGATGATCATTCCTTATTGATACATTTCAATATTCATgatgaattctccaaattcatcaaaaatgaaagaaaatgacaaCTAACCAATTATTCTTActttccaattttattttattacaaaaaaGTGAGACTACGCGCAAGAAATGTATACTTTATTTTCTCTATGATTACATAATGCCTTTTATCTAATTACATTATAAGCTTACTTAACTTACATATGGATAATAAATGAGTAATCAATTAGTTGAATATTATCACTTATGtacattttatgttttttttttttccgatTAATCGTAAAATAGTTTCACATGATATTTGCTATTGGCGCCTTAAATTTTAGAATGCCAAAGTTTCAAGAATTGGACAGATTGGATTTGAACCCCCATTTTGGACCAAACTCTCTATGTTAACAACATTTTATTCACGTGTTTAGTACTTACATTACCCCAACTTAAATCACACAACTTTATGataaaagtcaaaaatcaaAGCAAGACATATTTACTATACTTATAGTGCAAATTCTGAtgcaaataaatttattcaagTAATGTCTCAATCTCAACAACTCCCTCTGATTTGTTTAATTTCTTTGTCTCATATTTCCTAGTGATTGCGATATGAAGTAACGtgttataatatttgaaaatggaCATAAAACATGAAAGCTACCAAGTAGGCTGACCATATTTGAAACATCACATAACTCTACacaataataaaatactaataaatacatatatgcTCCCTAGCTATACTACAACTCTCAAATTATATCAAACACAACAATAATACAATTAATATATCTTCAATTTCCCTTTCAACGATCTCTTCTTCCATCACCTGATGAAAATTTAACAACCCAATTCGCAATTGTCCTTCTCCTCCTTGACCCAGCACCCGTCACGAATCGTAACGGCTGCTGGCGATGAATACCTCTATCAGaattaacaaaattattaatcCTTTGCATCGCGAGGTCTAGTGTTTCTTTTGACATATTCGCGAAACAAACCCTGAACCAACCCGGTTCACTGCAGTGACAGGAGGAACCAGGGGATACATTTAAACCAAcgttactaattatttttttccataattcCATTTCTGCTTCAAATGTGTTTGAATTTAGCAAATCCCTCATATCCACAAAACAGAACAATCCAGCGTTACTGTCCAAACATTCAATCCCCGAATTTGCGAGACCTGAAGCGAGCATTTCCCTCCTATGTATCAATTGTTTCTTATTTTGCTTAACATAACGTTTTATAAATCTCCTATCTCCGAGAATTTTAGACAATAGATACTGAGTTTGCGATGAAATTAACCCAAAACTCGACATCTTTGTAGCGGCAGCTATGAGAGTTTCGTTGTTCGAATAAATCATGCCAACTCTGAAACCTGGAAGGCCTAAATCCTTCGATAGACTCGATACAATGTGAACTTGGTTCCACATTTTTGATTTTTCGAGTTTTCTATCGATTAATGCCTCGATTATGCTTACGAATTTTGGCGAATCGAATACTGTGCCAGCGTATATTTCGTCGCTAactatatgaatatttttggTCATGGCAAATGTGATTAGAATGTTTAGTTCGTTGCGAGACATTGTTGTGCCTAGTGGATTTGAAGGATTTGTGATGAATACACCCTTGACTGTTAAATTACGTTTTTGGGCTTGTTCATATGCTTCTTCAAGGGCCGATTCGGTAATTCTGAAATTATTTGAACTGTAGCACTGTATTGGTACAATTTCAGCCCCTGTTCTCCATTTAAGATCTCTATCAAACCTgtcatgagaaaaaaaaatcaggaTAATGGCTTAGAATTTATATGGAGCTTGCTAACAAGAGTTTGAGTTATATGCACTGacgattaaaaaaatatttagtataactttttaaataaatactaTTTCTAAGAATTAAGACAAACAAATCGAAAAAGGAATATAATGTTTGAGTTATACTCTAGAATAGTGGTAAAAAAGGAACTCTTACCACATATTAAGTTAAAATGACTGGTAAAAAGACAACCTAATTAGCATTAATGTGTATAGCTTAATTGatcaaagaaatatttaattgacTTTTGAAATTCTATCGCGTAAACAGGAACAAGGGAATATTATTTAAGAGATTGATGTTACCCTGGATAATAAGGAGTTGGAATAAGGAGAGCTTCTCCAGGTTCAGCTAAGCAAAAAATGAGTGTTTCATTTGCTGAAGTTGAACCAGCTGTAAGTACTAAATTTTTGGGAtcaaattttactttctttcttCTAATCTCAGCCATGAATGACACAAGTACCTGCAAAGCAAAATAAAATGTAgtttaaaataagtatttaatatattagtGTGATTTCACGAACGGAGTTTGAAGAGTGAGTAAAGGATCAGTGTGCTTAAACCTTACTCCTACTCCTCGACTGTTTCCATCAGGTACTCCACTcgattgaaagaaaataaaatatatatgtatatatttatgcaagaaaaatgaaaaaaaaggaagaaattaaattacatttttgaaaGCTTGCAATCCATGATAATCTTGAAAAAGAGCCAAGTCTCTAAACATGGATCCTCCATTTTCTCTAAACTGAATTACATCTTGGTTCCTTGTGAGCCA
This genomic window contains:
- the LOC101248383 gene encoding CSC1-like protein RXW8 isoform X4 — protein: MKLAALLTSAGINTAVSVVLFSLYSVLRKQPSFVNVYFGAKIAQVRSRQQDAFRFDRFVPSPSWILKAWETSDEEICATGGLDAVVFVRMIVFSFRIFSIAAIVCNFLVLPLNYFGKEMQRHQIPAETLEVFTIANVEEGSRWLWAHCLALYLVSCCACFLLYLEYKSISRMRLAYFTSSMSNPSYFTVLVRAIPWSREESYSGTVARFFTNYYASSFLSHQIVYRSGSVQKLVTDAGKVCKMLKLAPRELHIGSNSMRCGLCGTSTPFSMLPMDADDDQGRSDFGGSDLSKKESAAALVFFRTRYAALVASQSLQSRNPMSWVTNLSPEPGDMYWSNICVPYRLLWIRKVAILVASMALVAFFIVPVSLTQGLVHLDKLQKTFPFLRGVLKRKAMSQLATGYLPSVVLIIFMYMVPPIMLLFSTLEGSTSRSGRKRSASIKVLCFFIWNVFFGNILSGSVIERFSKIFKDVNYLLATAVPSTATFFMTYVLTSGWASLSCELMQPFGLLCNLFYMFILRNKDVTTYGTLTFPYHTEVPRILLFGLFGFVYSTLSPLILPFLLVYFSLAYLVYRNQILNVYVTKYQTGGTYWPIVHNATIFSMVLMQVIAMAVFGLKKSTVASSFVIPLIIMTLLFNEYCRQRFQPLFMQIPAQILIEMDRQDEQNGKMKEIHQKLTTSYTQFKSKSHTLGDPMPPNNNCRLEDLEINPGKIPVHHLSS
- the LOC101248383 gene encoding CSC1-like protein RXW8 isoform X3 is translated as MKLAALLTSAGINTAVSVVLFSLYSVLRKQPSFVNVYFGAKIAQVRSRQQDAFRFDRFVPSPSWILKAWETSDEEICATGGLDAVVFVRMIVFSFRIFSIAAIVCNFLVLPLNYFGKEMQRHQIPAETLEVFTIANVEEGSRWLWAHCLALYLVSCCACFLLYLEYKSISRMRLAYFTSSMSNPSYFTVLVRAIPWSREESYSGTVARFFTNYYASSFLSHQIVYRSGSVQKLVTDAGKVCKMLKLAPRELHIGSNSMRCGLCGTSTPFSMLPMDADDDQGRSDFGGSDLSKKESAAALVFFRTRYAALVASQSLQSRNPMSWVTNLSPEPGDMYWSNICVPYRLLWIRKVAILVASMALVAFFIVPVSLTQGLVHLDKLQKTFPFLRGVLKRKAMSQLATGYLPSVVLIIFMYMVPPIMLLFSTLEGSTSRSGRKRSASIKVLCFFIWNVFFGNILSGSVIERFSKIFKDVNYLLATAVPSTVTFLLYVHIYATFFMTYVLTSGWASLSCELMQPFGLLCNLFYMFILRNKDVTTYGTLTFPYHTEVPRILLFGLFGFVYSTLSPLILPFLLVYFSLAYLVYRNQILNVYVTKYQTGGTYWPIVHNATIFSMVLMQVIAMAVFGLKKSTVASSFVIPLIIMTLLFNEYCRQRFQPLFMQIPAQILIEMDRQDEQNGKMKEIHQKLTTSYTQFKSKSHTLGDPMPPNNNCRLEDLEINPGKIPVHHLSS
- the LOC101248383 gene encoding CSC1-like protein RXW8 isoform X1, whose protein sequence is MKLAALLTSAGINTAVSVVLFSLYSVLRKQPSFVNVYFGAKIAQVRSRQQDAFRFDRFVPSPSWILKAWETSDEEICATGGLDAVVFVRMIVFSKLTLLLLIVDSFRIFSIAAIVCNFLVLPLNYFGKEMQRHQIPAETLEVFTIANVEEGSRWLWAHCLALYLVSCCACFLLYLEYKSISRMRLAYFTSSMSNPSYFTVLVRAIPWSREESYSGTVARFFTNYYASSFLSHQIVYRSGSVQKLVTDAGKVCKMLKLAPRELHIGSNSMRCGLCGTSTPFSMLPMDADDDQGRSDFGGSDLSKKESAAALVFFRTRYAALVASQSLQSRNPMSWVTNLSPEPGDMYWSNICVPYRLLWIRKVAILVASMALVAFFIVPVSLTQGLVHLDKLQKTFPFLRGVLKRKAMSQLATGYLPSVVLIIFMYMVPPIMLLFSTLEGSTSRSGRKRSASIKVLCFFIWNVFFGNILSGSVIERFSKIFKDVNYLLATAVPSTVTFLLYVHIYATFFMTYVLTSGWASLSCELMQPFGLLCNLFYMFILRNKDVTTYGTLTFPYHTEVPRILLFGLFGFVYSTLSPLILPFLLVYFSLAYLVYRNQILNVYVTKYQTGGTYWPIVHNATIFSMVLMQVIAMAVFGLKKSTVASSFVIPLIIMTLLFNEYCRQRFQPLFMQIPAQILIEMDRQDEQNGKMKEIHQKLTTSYTQFKSKSHTLGDPMPPNNNCRLEDLEINPGKIPVHHLSS
- the LOC101248383 gene encoding CSC1-like protein RXW8 isoform X2, producing the protein MKLAALLTSAGINTAVSVVLFSLYSVLRKQPSFVNVYFGAKIAQVRSRQQDAFRFDRFVPSPSWILKAWETSDEEICATGGLDAVVFVRMIVFSKLTLLLLIVDSFRIFSIAAIVCNFLVLPLNYFGKEMQRHQIPAETLEVFTIANVEEGSRWLWAHCLALYLVSCCACFLLYLEYKSISRMRLAYFTSSMSNPSYFTVLVRAIPWSREESYSGTVARFFTNYYASSFLSHQIVYRSGSVQKLVTDAGKVCKMLKLAPRELHIGSNSMRCGLCGTSTPFSMLPMDADDDQGRSDFGGSDLSKKESAAALVFFRTRYAALVASQSLQSRNPMSWVTNLSPEPGDMYWSNICVPYRLLWIRKVAILVASMALVAFFIVPVSLTQGLVHLDKLQKTFPFLRGVLKRKAMSQLATGYLPSVVLIIFMYMVPPIMLLFSTLEGSTSRSGRKRSASIKVLCFFIWNVFFGNILSGSVIERFSKIFKDVNYLLATAVPSTATFFMTYVLTSGWASLSCELMQPFGLLCNLFYMFILRNKDVTTYGTLTFPYHTEVPRILLFGLFGFVYSTLSPLILPFLLVYFSLAYLVYRNQILNVYVTKYQTGGTYWPIVHNATIFSMVLMQVIAMAVFGLKKSTVASSFVIPLIIMTLLFNEYCRQRFQPLFMQIPAQILIEMDRQDEQNGKMKEIHQKLTTSYTQFKSKSHTLGDPMPPNNNCRLEDLEINPGKIPVHHLSS
- the ACS5 gene encoding 1-aminocyclopropane-1-carboxylate synthase 5 (The RefSeq protein has 1 substitution compared to this genomic sequence); this translates as MLKMLSKMAMCKSHGQDSSYFIGWQEYEKNPYDPLQNPSGIIQMGLAENQLSFDLIESWLTRNQDVIQFRENGGSMFRDLALFQDYHGLQAFKNVLVSFMAEIRRKKVKFDPKNLVLTAGSTSANETLIFCLAEPGEALLIPTPYYPGFDRDLKWRTGAEIVPIQCYSSNNFRITESALEEAYEQAQKRNLTVKGVFITNPSNPLGTTMSRNELNILITFAMTKNIHIVSDEIYAGTVFDSPKFVSIIEALIDRKLEKSKMWNQVHIVSSLSKDLGLPGFRVGMIYSNNETLIAAATKMSSFGLISSQTQYLLSKILGDRRFIKRYVKQNKKQLIHRREMLASGLANSGIECLDSNAGLFCFVDMRDLLNSNTFEAEMELWKKIISNVGLNVSPGSSCHCSEPGWFRVCFANMSKETLDLAMQRINNFVNSDRDIHRQQPLRFVTGAGSRRRRTIANWVVKFSSGDGRRDR